In Leptospira licerasiae serovar Varillal str. VAR 010, the genomic window TATATTCTATGTCGATAAAAGATTATTTCTCAGATAAGATTGCTGCAATTTCAACTCCAAGCGAATCTAATCTTCTTTCCATCTCTAATTTTACTCGATTTTCCGATAATTCTGCAGTTCTCTTTAAATTAGATTGCAAAGGGGATCATTTTCAAGTAAGTAGTTTCAGTTTTTTTGCTGATACTAATATCTTTAAGCGCTTTCTGCCGGACTTAAAAAAATCATACCAAAGTTTATCTGGAATTGCTAAGATTGAAACATCATATGAGGATGATGTTCTAAAAATCAAATTCAAAGACAATGGTCATATTGATATTCTGTGTAATGTATTTATTCATGATGAATATTCTCAGGTCGTAAATATTGGGTTTGAATTAGATCAATCGTATTTGCCATCATTTATTGAATCATTAGAAAAGATTTACGAGGAACTATTTCCATAAGTTCTCGACTACGCCTAACCTTCGGTGCTTCCGCAGCGCTTCGAGCTTGCTTCGCAACTCTCGCTTGGCCTTCGGCACATTTCGCTTTGTCACTCGCCTTGCAGAGCAAGTCTCGTGCCAAGTGCTTACGCACTCGCGAAACGTCGGAACACCTTGGTCGTTATACGCAAGACGCCCAAATATTGCATTTTATAGAAGAATTCATTTGACTTATATACAAAGATTGTATATACTAAAGAAATGAACCAGACTGTTAATATTTCCTTTGAAAAGGGGCTTTTAAAAGAAATAGATAAAATTGCCAAAAGAGAACATAGATCAAGGTCAGAATTGATTCGTGAAGCGGCGAGAGCCTATATAGAAAAGAAATTTAAATGGGAAAAAATTTTCGAAATTGGCTCAGCAATTTCTAAGACAGCAAATATTACTGAGGAATCCATTATAGATGAGATAAAACTAATTAGGAAGCAGAAGAAAACTCCCTGATGCTTAAAGTTCTTATAGATACCAATGTTTACATATCAGCAATTCTATTTGGTGGCAAACCTAAAGTTATTTTAGAAGAGCTAATATCGGGTAAGATAATTGGCTACATTTCTGATTCCATCTTAAAAGAAATTGAAGAGACATTAAAAAAGCCAAAATTTAAGTTAAGTGAAGAATTTATCTCAATAGTTTTATCTGAAATTGAATCACTCACAGAGAAAATAGTAAATATATCTCTAAAAGACTATGCGGGTCTTCGAGACAGAGATGATTATCACATACTTGAGAGTGCGATTTCAGCAAAGGTCGATTATTTAATTACTGGCGATCA contains:
- a CDS encoding WapI family immunity protein, which gives rise to MSIKDYFSDKIAAISTPSESNLLSISNFTRFSDNSAVLFKLDCKGDHFQVSSFSFFADTNIFKRFLPDLKKSYQSLSGIAKIETSYEDDVLKIKFKDNGHIDILCNVFIHDEYSQVVNIGFELDQSYLPSFIESLEKIYEELFP
- a CDS encoding CopG family ribbon-helix-helix protein, which produces MNQTVNISFEKGLLKEIDKIAKREHRSRSELIREAARAYIEKKFKWEKIFEIGSAISKTANITEESIIDEIKLIRKQKKTP
- a CDS encoding putative toxin-antitoxin system toxin component, PIN family, which encodes MLKVLIDTNVYISAILFGGKPKVILEELISGKIIGYISDSILKEIEETLKKPKFKLSEEFISIVLSEIESLTEKIVNISLKDYAGLRDRDDYHILESAISAKVDYLITGDQDLLVLKNLKSLKIISPEQYLSLDSSGASSV